A genomic region of Arachis hypogaea cultivar Tifrunner chromosome 5, arahy.Tifrunner.gnm2.J5K5, whole genome shotgun sequence contains the following coding sequences:
- the LOC112800703 gene encoding uncharacterized protein, which translates to MFLLRKKSQNELKNDSSYQDAKVSELKAFIGTLALSERSLKYCTDGCLRRYLEARNWDLHKSKKMLLDSLNWRSSFKPEEIRWSDVAHEGETGKVFRANLHDRAGRTVLIMKPGMHKNTTTPEDGTKYFVYLMENAVLNLPEGQEKMTWLLDFDGFSLTTNIPIKTSRDIIYILQNHYPERLGVVIFYNPPRIFEAFFKAVRYFIDPKTAQKLNFVYPNDKDSVELMNSLFDVENLPSEYGGKASLRYDHEEFSRLMLEDDVKTAQFWGLHEKPHHTNNGQSGGDVAS; encoded by the exons ATGTTCCTTCTAAGGAAGAAAAGCCAGAATGAGCTGAAGAATGATTCCTCTTATCAAGATGCAAAG GTTAGTGAACTGAAGGCTTTTATTGGAACCCTGGCCCTAAGTGAGCGTAGTTTAAAGTACTGCACAGATGGATGCCTAAGAAGATACCTTGAAGCTCGGAACTGGGATCTTCATAAATCCAAGAAAATGCTTCTTGACTCGCTCAACTGGAGGTCCTCTTTTAAGCCCGAGGAAATTCGCTGG AGTGATGTAGCACATGAAGGTGAGACAGGGAAAGTCTTCAGAGCAAACCTTCATGACCGAGCTGGAAGAACTGTCCTTATAATGAAGCCAGGGATGCATAAG AACACGACAACCCCGGAAGATGGCACCAAGTATTTTGTTTACCTAATGGAAAATGCCGTTCTTAATCTTCCTGAAGGACAAGAAAAGATGACATGGTTGCTAGACTTTGATGGATTTTCACTGACAACTAATATCCCTATCAAAACATCGCGTGATATTATTTACATTTTACAAAACCACTATCCAGAAAGGCTTGGTGTTGTTATTTTTTACAATCCACCAAGAATCTTTGAGGCCTTCTTCAAG GCTGTGAGATACTTCATAGACCCCAAGACAGCACAGAAGTTGAATTTTGTATATCCTAATGATAAGGACAGTGTGGAGCTCATGAACTCGCTCTTCGACGTAGAAAATCTTCCTAGTGAATATGGGGGAAAAGCTTCTCTAAGATATGATCATGAAGAGTTCTCAAGATTGATGCTTGAGGACGATGTGAAAACTGCCCAGTTTTGGGGCCTTCATGAAAAGCCACACCACACTAATAATGGTCAATCTGGGGGAGATGTTgcatcataa